A DNA window from Arachis duranensis cultivar V14167 chromosome 3, aradu.V14167.gnm2.J7QH, whole genome shotgun sequence contains the following coding sequences:
- the LOC107479839 gene encoding uncharacterized protein LOC107479839, translating into MTHEENEPLSNLKTADKVHHIEVEDNCNNSSSSQPKFGSNNGDDYLLKKGERIQDKADEVSRNKTVEEDFVKPILFPGSSRIQDESGKLPDCTVGQVLSFMKKKSRPTATVEAGRKLAFLPSNAKPPKIPKVNKIAAGGEARNTEDHIAEGNKENKEKEIYCFDVTRGMKCKFKPNPKMGLKSEEIQAAAFIFSAELDPGEELLKIGDVTATRKDFESLCPTQQISEKILYLTALKCVHNQTLLTWKNVWQLPPTFADTILDGNNLDEILVPMVKQFMQPTKDLQFIYIPMRENDHRYLMVISIHDSIIWQLDSYLEDDDIQRRRTKMTTVAATVEHILKSDIYNECKLEMKETCGDGEFMLQEESLIDIKAVILHHGFFNG; encoded by the exons ATGACTCATGAAGAAAATGAACCACTTTCAAACTTGAAAACAGCTGACAAGGTGCACCACATAGAAGTGGAGGACAATTGCAATAATTCTAGTTCGAGCCAACCAAAATTCGGAAG tAACAATGGAGATGATTATTTGCTGAAGAAAGGGGAAAGGATACAAGACAAGGCTGACGAAGTCTCTCGAAACAAAACTGTTGAG GAGGACTTTGTCAAACCAATTTTATTTCCCGGTTCTTCTCGAATTCAAGACGAGAGTGGCAAGCTGCCGGATTGCACAGTGGGTCAAGTCCTCTCTTTTATGAAG AAAAAGTCTCGGCCAACAGCCACAGTTGAAGCCGGCAGAAAATTAGCTTTTTTGCCATCAAATGCTAAACCTCCGAAGATTCCAAAAGTTAACAAAATAGCTGCGGGTGGGGAGGCAAGGAACACTGAAGATCATATTGCTGAAGggaacaaagaaaacaaagaaaaagaaatatactGTTTCGATGTTACAAGG GGCATGAAATGCAAATTCAAGCCAAACCCAAAGATGGGTCTCAAATCTGAAGAAATTCAGGCCGCTGCATTCATATTTTCTGCAGAGCTGGATCCAGG AGAAGAGCTTCTTAAGATAGGAGACGTGACTGCAACTAGGAAGGATTTTGAGTCACTCTGTCCAACACAACAAATAAGTGAGAAGATATTGTACTTGACTGCCTTGAAATGTGTCCATAATCAGACTTTATTGACATGGAAAAACGTCTGGCAGCTTCCTCCAACTTTTGCA gACACCATATTGGATGGAAATAATTTGGATGAGATATTAGTTCCCATGGTCAAACAGTTCATGCAGCCAACTAAGGATCTTCAGTTT ATATACATCCCAATGAGAGAAAATGACCACCGGTACCTAATGGTTATCAGCATACACGATAGCATAATTTGGCAACTGGATTCTTATTTAGAAGATGATGATATTCAGCGTCGTAGAACCAAGATGACAACAGTG GCTGCGACAGTAGAGCACATTTTAAAAAGTGACATCTACAACGAATGTAAACTTGAGATGAAAGAAACATGTGGAGATGGAGAATTCATGCTCCAAGAGGAATCCCTAATCGACATTAAAG CCGTGATTCTCCATCATGGGTTCTTCAATGGATGA